From one Anopheles bellator chromosome 1, idAnoBellAS_SP24_06.2, whole genome shotgun sequence genomic stretch:
- the LOC131215841 gene encoding esterase B1-like, whose translation MVMRSAPLMGWKNVSTGSDAEKHMPITRICVPVRQGSIYGVRDRLPNGQNYYYFKGVPYAKPPVGLLRFKSPVPLEKYAVSYLDCTKERSNCMGLDVLSKEISGSEDGLFLNIYTPKLGKSDDPSPVPVMVFIHGGGLIGGHGDSSLYLPNYLVQQGVLVVTLNYRLGVLGFLCLPDAGVEGNAGLKDQRMALQWVSENIAQFGGDPHNVTLFGASSGAIAVNFHCLSGESKRYFHKAILQSGSIYTEFSFQDQPEQKARELARLLGHSPQTDAEVYEVLRNAPAKKLFELQPLVLTEREKKVEKLFQIPFLPVIERLDSRDAIVTRHPSEILGEPDAIGIPIILGYNERDGMMVLIDAIKTLASYNAEPERFIPRTVAIDYFSQDARALGEEIREFYFGPKSVSRDTLVQLTDVFTDKYLLAYRMTVELWARYQRKTKFFGYRFAFDGLLNKGKAIMSLRTMKGAAHIDEVYYLFSSPLLRTEVPETDKSYELRNTMVALWTNFAKYSDPTPAACPDAAKLPFRWEPQQNVPEDAEHVPLMCLNITNDTIRMAEMPEKRRMDFWTEIYQRYNGRVSDVKIPAIGSSAEGTDQNNNF comes from the exons ATGGTTATGCGCAGTGCACCGCTGATGGGCTGGAAGAACGTCAGCACCGGATCGGACGCGGAGAAACACATG CCCATCACCAGGATATGCGTGCCGGTGCGGCAGGGCTCGATCTACGGAGTGCGCGATCGGCTCCCGAACGGGCAGAACTATTACTACTTCAAGGGCGTACCGTACGCGAAGCCTCCGGTCGGGTTGCTGCGCTTCAAgtcgccggtgccgctggaGAAGTACGCCGTGTCGTATCTGGACTGCACGAAGGAGCGCAGCAACTGTATGGGGCTGGACGTGCTGTCCAAGGAGATCAGCGGCTCGGAGGACGGGCTGTTTCTCAACATCTACACACCGAAGCTGGGCAAATCGGACGATCCatcgccggtcccggtgatggtgtttaTCCACGGTGGCGGCTtgatcggtggccacggtgacaGTTCGCTCTATTTGCCCAACTATCTGGTGCAGCAGGGCGTACTCGTGGTGACTCTGAACTATCGGCTGGGCGTGCTGGGCTTCCTGTGCCTGCCCGATGCCGGTGTGGAAGGAAATGCCGGCCTCAAAGACCAACGGATGGCGCTGCAGTGGGTCAGCGAGAATATTGCCCAGTTCGGAGGTGATCCGCACAACGTGACGCTGTTCGGGGCCAGCTCCGGTGCGATCGCCGTCAACTTTCATTGCTTGTCCGGCGAATCGAAGCGATACTTTCACAAAGCGATCCTCCAGAGTGGCTCGATCTACACGGAGTTCTCGTTCCAGGACCAGCCGGAGCAGAAGGCCCGGGAGTTGGCCCGTCTGCTCGGCCACAGTCCGCAGACGGATGCGGAGGTGTACGAGGTCCTGCGGAATGCCCCGGCCAAGAAGCTGTTCGAGTTGCAACCGCTGGTGCTGACGGAGCGCGAAAAGAAGGTTGAGAAGCTGTTCCAGATCCCGTTCCTGCCGGTGATCGAGCGGCTGGATTCGCGGGATGCCATCGTCACGCGACATCCGTCGGAGATTCTGGGTGAACCGGATGCGATCGGGATCCCGATCATTCTCGGGTACAATGAGCGCGATGGGATGATGGTGTTGATTGATGCGATCAAAACGCTCGCCTCGTATAACGCTGAACCGGAGCGCTTTATACCGCGCACGGTGGCGATCGATTACTTCTCGCAGGACGCACGCGCCCTCGGTGAGGAGATCCGGGAGTTCTACTTCGGCCCGAAGAGTGTCAGCCGTGATACGCTCGTCCAGCTGACGGATGTGTTCACGGACAAGTACCTCCTGGCGTACCGGATGACGGTGGAGCTGTGGGCTCGGTACCAGCGCAAGACCAAGTTCTTCGGCTACCGGTTCGCGTTCGATGGGCTGCTCAACAAGGGCAAAGCCATCATGTCGCTGCGCACGATGAAGGGCGCGGCCCACATCGACGAGGTGTACTACCTGTTCAGCTCGCCCCTGCTCCGGACTGAGGTGCCCGAGACGGACAAGTCGTACGAACTGCGCAACACGATGGTCGCCCTGTGGACCAACTTTGCCAAGTACAGTGATCCGACGCCGGCCGCGTGCCCGGACGCGGCCAAGCTGCCGTTCCGCTGGGAGCCGCAGCAGAACGTGCCGGAGGACGCGGAGCACGTACCGCTGATGTGCCTCAACATCACCAACGACACGATCCGGATGGCCGAGATGCCCGAGAAGCGGCGGATGGACTTCTGGACCGAGATCTACCAGCGCTACAATGGGCGCGTCTCGGACGTTAAGATACCGGCGATCGGCAGCTCGGCCGAGGGCACCGACCAGAACAACAACTTCTAA